The Liolophura sinensis isolate JHLJ2023 chromosome 8, CUHK_Ljap_v2, whole genome shotgun sequence sequence TGACCACTGGAGGCAATGACGTCCAGCGTCTCAAGGGCGTTATTAGAGACATTGAAAGTGACAGAACTACCGAAGACTTTTACCTGAGTGTTTTTACCAAAACCTTTTAGGTTATTATTGGAGAGATCTGTTTTTCCGGGTAGACTGGTTCTGTTAACCGGAAATTCACCATTTAGAGAACAGTTCTTCAGGCTGAGTTCTGTCGACACCTTCCGAAAGCAGTAAAGACATCTGCtgataagggaggtaactttgtGTCAGAGAGACGGAGAGCGCGTAGACCAGTCCACTTTGGTAATCTTTCAAACAAGGGTACAATTGAAGAAGTGAGCAAGTGATTGTTGTCCAAATACAGAGTATATATACGAGATGACAGTTGTTCAAAGAAATCTCGAGGTATGTCCCGTATCTGGTTATTATCCAGATAGAGATACTGCAAACTAGATGAGTTTGTTAGAGCTCCCGGTGGAATCGCAGTCAATTTATTCTGGCTCAAACCTAAATTTCTGAGAGAAATTAAATTCCTGAATGCTCCTGGTTGAATCGTCGATAAACTGTTGTTTTGCAGATAAATATAAGCGATGCTGGCTGACTGGCTAAAGGCATCAGTCATCACAACATTCATGAGGTTGTCAGAGATGCCAGAGATTCTGTTGTTTCGCAGGTTTATGGTCTTAAGTTTTGTGAGTGGTCGTAGTAATTCGGGTTTAAGATACGTAAGCATGTTTGATGAGAGATCTAGAGAATTCAGATTGGGACATCCTTCAAACAGCTTCAGGGGTAAATCCGACAGACGGTTATAGCTAGCTACCAAAGTCTGTAGTTTATCCAGTCCCTTGAATATTTCCTCAGGTAGACTCGACAGCTGGTTTCTTACTAGAGAAATGGTCGATAAATTAGAATTGCGTGAGAAGAGGGTTTCCTCTAACTCCACGATGTCATTGTAGGCCACATACAGTTGTTGCAGATTGATTAATTCGTCAAATAATCTTACAGGCAGACTGGAAATCGCATTATTCTGTAATGATAGCGTTTTCAAAGAAGTAAGACCTCTGAAAGAAAAATCGTCTAGCCCTGCAATCTTGTTGGCATAAAGATTTAAATCGGTAAGATGGACAAGTGCACGGAATGCCCCGGGCTCGATCTTCTCAATGTAGTTACTTGTGAGCTGAAGACTTTCCAGCAAGGTGATGTTTGAAAAGTCTTCTGGACGAATTGTAGGTATTCTGCTTCCACTCAACGTAAATGACGTCAGTTTCTTCAGATTTCTGATCGCACAAATGGGGATGGAAGTAAGTCTCAAATAAGAAACTGTCAACTGGGTTAATGAGTTTTCTAGTCCGGCAAAAACCTGGCACTCCAACTCAGATATCTGTATTCTTGACAATGTCAGTCTGGTTACTGGCAACTTCTTGAATGCACCTTTTGCAATGGAATTAATTCCATATCCGTATATTGTTAAGGATCGAAAATACACATCATCTGGGGGCAAAAGTGTTGGTAGTTCTCCGGTGAAAACGTTATTACAGGTTATGTCGGAATTGTTTCTGGGTTGACACGTGCAACGTGGGTCAACTGGACACTGACCGTGGCCCTCCTCCAGTAAGACAACCAGCGAGACGAGGGTGACCAGCAGTCCGTAGTGAAGTCCGCCCATCGTGTACTGGTGGCGGAGTCGTCCTGCGTGCGACTGCGACCTACAGGTAGCTCGGATAAGGATAATATTTGAGAAACTCTTCTGTATAAGTGGTGATATGACGTGGGCGAAGTCTCGAGAACCGCTCTAAAACCGCACATAAAGACATGGCTAAATAAACAAAGTGCGGGACATTTTGTTATAAAGTTTTCTGTTTACCTACTTGAGAGTTGAATTAAGATGTATTTACGAATCAGCGCACAGGTTTGGGGGGAGCTGAATTCAGTCTAGTCTGTGTTTCTGACTTCCTTGTACGTAGTCGTGCTAGACATGTAGTTATATTCCAATCCACCTGAGTGTCCACGCCCAGttttgtgtacagtacatgcacacgGAGCTCTGTAAAAAACGACAAAGAGCCAGAATTTACAAATGACTCAGATACACTAAAAAAGGGCCTACGCCATAAAAAATAGCACTAAGAACAAACGAGGATATATCCAAATGAGCCAGGACCAGCTTACTCCAATACACCCCAAGGAACCAGGTCTTACAGGTAACCCTGTTACACCATGAAGAACCAGGACTTACAGTCACCCCTGATGGAACCAAGATTTACAACTAAACAAGCACTGTTGCACCCTAAGGAACCAGGTCTTACAAGAAACCCTGTGACGCCCGAAGGAATCAGGACTTACAGCTACCCCTGATACACCCTAAGGGACCAGGACGTACAGTCATCCCTGATGTAACCAGGATTTACAACTAAACGTGTTACATCCTAAGAAGGCAGGACTTACAGCTAACTCTGATACACCCCAAGGAAGCAGGAATAACATTTAACCCTGTTACACCCTTAGGAACCAGGACTTACAGCTACCTATAATATACCGAGTAGCCAGATCTTACATCTAACCTTCATGCACGCTCATACACGTGGGAAGTCTTCAAATCAGACCACATGATACGTGTGAAAGAAAAGGTCTTCAAATCAGAACATACGATCCATGTGAAAGACAAAGTCTTTAAATCAGACCATAGgatacatgtgaaaaaagtCTTCAAATCAgactttatttcctattttatAATATAGGAGAAGGCAGCGGGGGCCATCAACACTGGTAAATACCGGCCAGTAAGTGGCTACTATGTAACTGTCATACGCCATAAAAAATAGGACTATGGGCAAATAAGGATACACCCAAAGAACCAGGACTTACGGTTAAACCTGTTACACCATAAGGAACCAGGGCTTAAAGGTAACCCTGATACACCGTAACAGGCTGTAACCCTGTAATGCCCTAAGCAATCAGGACTTACAGCTAACCCTGATACACAATAAAGAACCCTGTTACACCCTAAGGAACCAGGACTTACAGCTAAACCTGTTACACCGTAACAGGCTGTAACCCTGTAATACCTTAAGCAACCAGGACTTACAGCTAACCCTGTTACACCATAAGGAACCAGGACTTACGGATAACCCTGATACACCATACGAAACCAGGACTTACACCTAAAGCTGTTACACCATAAGGAACCAGGGCTTACGGCTAACCCTGATACACCATAAGAAACCAGGACTTACACTTAAAGCTATTACACCAAAAGGAACCAGGACTTACGGCTAACCCTGATACATAATAAGGAACCAGGACTTACATGCACAACTACCCCTGATACACCCTGAGGATACAGGACTTACAGTCATCCCTGTTACACCACAAGGACCCAATCTTACAAATATCCCTCATACAGCCTAAGGAACCAGAATTAACAGTTAACTCTGATATACCTTAAGGAACCAGAACTTACAGTTAACCCTGTTACACCCTAAGGAATCAGGACTTATAGCTAACCCTGTCACACCCTAAGGAACCAGGACTTACAGCTACCCCTGGTATACCCTAAGGAACAAGGCCTTACAGCTACCTCTAATATACCGAGTAGCCAGAATTTACATCTAACCTTCATGCACGCTCATGTACGTGGGAAGTCCTCAAATCAGACCACCTGATATGTGTGAAAGAAAAGGCCTTCAAATCAGAACATACGATCCATGTGAAAGAGTCTTTAAATCAGACCATAGGATTCATGTGAAAAAAGTCTTCAAATCATAGGACTTTATTTCCTATTCTATAATATGGGAGGACAGCGGGGGCCGTCAACACTGGTAAATACCGGACAGTAGGCCTAAGTGGCTACTATGTAACTGTCAGACAATTTCATGTCACATCCGGGATAAGCCCCAATTACGCTGGCTATAACAcccatttaacaaacaatcagCCATTTGGAGTATGTGAAAGCCTGCTATCACTGTACTGTCGAGATATCCGGTCCCCATGTATGACAAATTTGGGCAAATGGATACGTGTTTAATTCATACTCTCAAACCTGCTATATACACATCATGTCTTCTTATTTGATGCAGCTTATCGCTTGGGCGTGTTCGTTATATCCCCTCTGCAACAGTATATCCTCTATGCAACTTATCGCTTCAACATATGAGGTGTATCCTTTGTGTAATTTATCGCGTGGATGTATGTGGTGTATGCCCTGTGCAACTTACCGCTTGAACGTGCAGGTATATCCCTGTGCAACTTACCACTTGAACGTGCAGGTATATCCCTGTGCAACTTACCACTTGAACGTTTATTCCGAGTGCAACGACCGTTATAAACATGAATACATTCTCATGTGACAACGTATGCAACCTGCtccattttaaaacaaacacgTGAATAGACCTCATGACAGATAAGGCAAccggtgggggtgggggtgggggtgggggggggaggattCTAAACCTTTATGCAGTAAGAAAAATAGTAACCAGCTCAGtagttttcacaaaaaattagCAACCTAAAGTAGGACGTTTACACAGTATGTGCATGTCTCCACCTTGCACAACTAGACTGTGTCAACAAGCCCCTGAAATGAGAGCATGTGATACATCTGGACGACAATCTTTAAATCCGAGAATGTGGCTTGTTTGAAAGGCAAAGTTTTTAAATATGatcatatgatacatgtaaaagacaTTCATTAAATCCATAAGATACGTGTAAAAGTCTTTAATTCAGACCAAATGATACGCGTAAAAGACACAGTCCTTCATCAGGgcatataatgtacatgaaaGACAGTTTCAAAGATACGCGTGCAAGACGAAGTCTTCAAATCAGACCATGACAGATGTGAAAGACAGCCTTCAAATCAGACTATATGACACGTCTGAAAGACAAACCTCTCATATTAGATCATATGATACGTGTGAAAGACAAAAGTCTTCAAATCAGATATATGtgatatgtgtgaaatataGTATAAAAGATTAACACCATATAGAGAATAAGACCAGTGCCTCGACGACAGCTTGAAAATTGACAAACAGTTATGCATAACCcatgaaatacggtctcttt is a genomic window containing:
- the LOC135472976 gene encoding leucine-rich repeat-containing protein 15-like, which encodes MGGLHYGLLVTLVSLVVLLEEGHGQCPVDPRCTCQPRNNSDITCNNVFTGELPTLLPPDDVYFRSLTIYGYGINSIAKGAFKKLPVTRLTLSRIQISELECQVFAGLENSLTQLTVSYLRLTSIPICAIRNLKKLTSFTLSGSRIPTIRPEDFSNITLLESLQLTSNYIEKIEPGAFRALVHLTDLNLYANKIAGLDDFSFRGLTSLKTLSLQNNAISSLPVRLFDELINLQQLYVAYNDIVELEETLFSRNSNLSTISLVRNQLSSLPEEIFKGLDKLQTLVASYNRLSDLPLKLFEGCPNLNSLDLSSNMLTYLKPELLRPLTKLKTINLRNNRISGISDNLMNVVMTDAFSQSASIAYIYLQNNSLSTIQPGAFRNLISLRNLGLSQNKLTAIPPGALTNSSSLQYLYLDNNQIRDIPRDFFEQLSSRIYTLYLDNNHLLTSSIVPLFERLPKWTGLRALRLSDTKLPPLSADVFTAFGRCRQNSA